One region of Phoenix dactylifera cultivar Barhee BC4 unplaced genomic scaffold, palm_55x_up_171113_PBpolish2nd_filt_p 000294F, whole genome shotgun sequence genomic DNA includes:
- the LOC103696046 gene encoding uncharacterized protein LOC103696046: MATPAFLLWSSAAAASSSSSQENRNDGGASQNGLPPAPDPMAKDSSPARPKPRKASKAAAPKRPPQRGLGVAQLERLRLQERWKKITEIDPAREVHPFPGQLPVYEYPAAVAPLAAYGAPVPPPAPAAVAAYGAGWVQSPGMCYIQRCRPASPGLGGYGGGAVSSVRSVLHEQYSLDRYRMGMGSGEGRFQVGIPLPEPPSNQKMQCFSDQCEFCARKKRLFGDNPGFSGNNGVDYFEMDLAAAMAVDQESQGLYGCGHRSGKAMMESSEVIKEFDFFPQSRSASLGHSEFGNRTAGDASSSSSSSAAASPSFVDLSLKLSV, translated from the exons ATGGCGACTCCAGCATTCCTCCTCTGGTCCTCCGctgccgccgcctcctcctcctcctcgcaaGAGAACAGAAACGACGGCGGCGCCTCCCAGAACGGACTCCCGCCCGCGCCGGATCCCATGGCCAAGGACTCCTCCCCGGCGAGGCCGAAGCCGAGGAAGGCCTCCAAGGCGGCGGCCCCCAAGCGCCCCCCTCAGCGAGGCCTCGGCGTAGCCCAGCTCGAGCGCCTCCGCCTCCAGGAGCGCTGGAAGAAGATCACCGAGATCGACCCCGCCCGCGAGGTCCATCCCTTCCCGGGCCAGCTTCCCGTCTACGAATACCCCGCCGCCGTCGCCCCTCTCGCCGCCTACGGCGCTCCGGTCCCCCCTCCCGCGcccgccgccgtcgccgcctaCGGCGCCGGTTGGGTGCAGTCGCCGGGGATGTGCTACATCCAGCGGTGCCGGCCGGCGAGCCCAGGACTGGGGGGTTACGGCGGTGGCGCCGTCTCCTCCGTCCGATCGGTGCTCCACGAGCAGTACTCGTTAGATCGGTACCGGATGGGGATGGGGAGTGGGGAGGGCCGGTTCCAGGTCGGGATTCCGCTTCCAGAGCCCCCTTCAAACCAAAAGATGCAGTGCTTCTCCGATCAGTGCGAGTTCTGTGCCCGG AAGAAGCGTCTGTTCGGCGACAATCCAGGGTTCAGCGGAAACAACGGCGTGGATTACTTCGAGATGGATCTGGCCGCCGCTATGGCTGTTGATCAA GAATCGCAGGGCTTGTATGGATGCGGGCATAGAAGTGGGAAAGCGATGATGGAGAGCAGCGAGGTGATCAAGGAGTTCGACTTCTTCCCCCAGAGCCGGAGCGCGTCTTTGGGACATTCCGAGTTCGGTAATCGGACGGCTGgagatgcctcctcctcctcctcttcctccgccGCCGCTTCTCCCAGTTTTGTCGACCTCTCTCTTAAGCTCTCCGTCTAA